The Styela clava chromosome 2, kaStyClav1.hap1.2, whole genome shotgun sequence genome contains a region encoding:
- the LOC120335378 gene encoding dipeptidyl peptidase 4-like, which yields MARLRPILGVVILFALAACLTIWNTNQRSINTEKLEKREIKESYPMIKANNKKYMTFDDWLEGKFEPKSYYPDWVSDSEYIYKRNDQAILKRNITNLDECELLSSSAWRSLPNPSTFSASADLQYIVITYEHMDDMTSNPVQITNDGENNVIFNGITDWGYNLIFKTPLVWWSPNGAYFAYAKINQTVVKTFDFAYYGGDLYPKIVGLSYPKPGTPISQTSIYIVNTNNPTQGTKIKPTETVTNWEEYYLNSVVWRDNLMFTPTWKNRRQIEAVTETCTEANSWSCNHVSNEEIFTNGEGWLGNYRPSDLVPVADANEYLAARVNSFGYTHLVLVDVTNNVLDWRTNGSFEVTGRVNTDIGSIPVNFYDKRNDWAYFTSTEVENTEEGSARLRHLWRVKAHGNDKTRECITCDLNTIYTDRCNWVDSSFSPEGSNLIINCGGTGNGVPVSTYHHISESGNINFVEVKENNTQLIQNLGTYNFRTREYGELSLPQVDDEVFYYTLHKPENFDPSKKYPLLVQVYSGPGYQDTIDSFVSTWATGYIPSSDLDIVVMTFDGRGTGFRGEKIRNMVYHRLGEFEPLDQIEATRQISEKYDFVDKNRIAIWGRSYGGYITARTMSEDQNLLFKCGLSVAPVTDWMTYHNFYTERYMGLPSENEHAARLTKAMIEEDLDFLAYFAGDETHRFNRGKNAYGHHYKLLTHHLKVCFGL from the exons ATGGCTCGTCTCAGACCCATTTTGGGAGTGGTGATTTTATTCGCTTTAGCAGCGTGTTTGACAATATGGAATACAAATCAACGCAGTATTAATACTGAAAAATTGGAGAAGAGAGAAATTAAAG aatcctACCCTATGATAAAAGCAAACAATAAAAAGTACATGACATTCGATGATTGGCTAGAAGGGAAATTTGAGCCAAAATCGTATTATCCAGACTGGGTTTCAG ATTCCGAATACATTTATAAAAGAAACGATCAAGCTATATTGAAGAGGAATATAACCAATTTAGATGAATGCGAGCTGCTTAGTTCTTCTGCTTGG CGTAGTTTGCCAAATCCGTCGACTTTTTCTGCATCGGCTGATCTTCAATACATTGTGATTACATATGAACACATGGAT gaCATGACATCTAATCCTGTTCAAATTACTAACGACGGAGAAAATAATGTGATTTTCAATGGAATAACTGATTGGGGATATAACCTCATATTCAAAACACCTTTAGTCTGGTGGTCACCAAATGGAGCATACTTTGCTTATGCCAA AATCAATCAAACCGTGGTGAAAACTTTTGATTTTGCTTATTACGGAGGAGATCTGTATCCTAAGATTGTAGGTTTATCATATCCAAAACCCGGTACTCCGATATCTCAAACATCAATTTATATTGTCAATACGAACAATCCAACGCAAGGTACAAAGATTAAGCCAACCGAG ACGGTAACCAATTGGGAGGAATACTATTTAAACTCTGTTGTTTGGAGGGACAATTTGATGTTTACTCCTACATGGAAAAATCGACGCCAAATTGAAGCAGTGACAGAAACGTGTACAGAAGCAAACTCATGGTCTTGCAATCATG TGTCAAATGAGGAAATATTCACAAATGGCGAAGGTTGGCTGGGTAACTACAGGCCTTCGGATTTGGTACCAGTAGCAGATGCAAATGAATATTTAGCAGCCAGAGTGAATTCGTTCGGTTACACACACCTTGTTCTTGTTGATGTAACCAATAATGTACTTGACTGGCGTACAAATGGATCTTTTGAA GTGACTGGGCGTGTGAACACAGATATAGGTTCAATACCAGTTAACTTTTATGACAAAAGGAACGATTGGGCTTATTTCACAAGCACGGAGGTCGAGAACACAGAAGAAGGATCAGCTCGATTGCGCCACTTGTGGAGAGTTAAAG CACACGGAAATGACAAGACAAGAGAGTGTATAACATGTGATCTGAATACTATTTATACTGATAGATGTAATTGGGTTGATTCATCATTCAGTCCTGAAGGATCTAATCTCATTATAAATTGTGGAGGGACAGGAAACG GTGTACCGGTTTCTACATACCATCATATTTCTGAATCCGGTAACATCAACTTTGTTGAAGTAAAGGAAAACAATACACAACTGATTCAAAATTTGGGAA cCTATAACTTTCGAACACGTGAATATGGTGAACTCAGTCTTCCGCAAGTCGATGATGAagttttttattatactttACACAAACCGGAGAATTTTGATCCAAGCAAGAAATATCCATTGCTGGTGCAAGTGTATTCTG GCCCTGGTTACCAAGACACAATAGATTCATTTGTGTCTACTTGGGCGACTGGGTATATACCAAGTAGTGATCTTGATATTGTGGTGATGACGTTTGATGGCAGAGGTACTGGTTTCAGAGgagaaaagattcgaaatatg GTTTATCATCGTTTGGGAGAATTCGAACCATTGGACCAGATCGAAGCAACCAGACAAATATCTGAAAAGTATgattttgttgataaaaacaGAATTGCGATATGGGGAAGATCCTATGGAGG ATACATCACTGCAAGGACGATGTCTGAAGATCAAAATCTTTTGTTCAAATGTGGATTATCAGTTGCTCCTGTGACTGACTGGATGACATATCATAACTTTTACACTGAACGTTACATGGGATTGCCGAGTGAAAATGAG CACGCTGCCAGGTTGACGAAAGCTATGATAGAAGAAGATCTTGACTTTTTAGCATATTTTGCTGGTGATGAAACTCACAGGTTCAATCGAGGAAAGAACGCATACGGCCATCATTACAAATTACTGACACATCACTTGAAAGTCTGCTTTGGACTTTGA
- the LOC120336556 gene encoding ornithine decarboxylase 1-like: MAKYTTFQIGTKDGIDVIEGITMNDAATTISNSPEGRKNYDDSFFICDFGDIAKKHKRWQELFPTSRPFYAVKVAPYPPMVRCLSALGAGFDCASQEEIDLVLNNGSTPDSIIFANPSKPVSHIIHARENGVKMLVFDSELELQKIKKHFPDSELVLRISVDNPTAEFPLDGKFGATFEESQHLITTASLTNMKIIGISFHVGSGCLDAKSFRETIERARVLFDYGKTFEMDFTILDIGGGFPALPGSKLSIEEIASSVNASLENEFPSKIYKNLEVIAEPGRYYAATAFVLATNVITKREHTKLPNVDVEYIINEGLYGSLVYLHDTLPGEMNPYVPGEKADKDRHYAWLWGPTCDARALAKKISVPKLDCDDWLFWKDAGAYTFACSSGFNGFKTRTFYNIISKENEAIFWSLMNNKIKVLLG; encoded by the exons CATTGATGTAATTGAAGGGATAACGATGAACGATGCGGCAACTACCATTTCAAACTCTCCAGAAGGTCGCAAG AATTATGATGACAGCTTCTTTATATGCGACTTCGGCGATATTGCAAAAAAGCATAAAAGATGGCAGGAATTATTTCCCACCTCGCGTCCATTTTATGCAGTGAAAGTTGCTCCATATCCACCAATGGTTAGGTGTTTGTCTGCATTAGGTGCTGGATTTGATTGCGCTAGTCAG GAAGAAATTGATTTGGTATTAAACAATGGATCAACTCCAGATTCTATCATTTTTGCCAACCCGTCAAAACCAGTCTCACATATTATTCATGCAAGAGAGAATGGAGTGAAAATGTTGGTATTCGACAGTGAACTAGAACTTCAGAAGATCAAGAAACATTTTCCAGATTCGGA ATTGGTTTTACGAATAAGCGTTGACAATCCAACAGCTGAGTTTCCTCTCGATGGCAAGTTCGGTGCAACCTTTGAAGAGTCTCAACATCTAATCACTACTGCAAGCTTAACTAATATGAAGATTATAGGAATAAG TTTTCATGTCGGTAGTGGATGTCTGGACGCCAAGTCATTTAGGGAAACAATCGAACGCGCAAGAGTACTGTTTGATTACGGAAAGACGTTTGAAATGGATTTCACCATTTTAGATATCGGAGGAGGGTTTCCGGCACTTCCAGGATCCAAACTGTCTATTGAGGAA ATAGCATCATCCGTGAATGCCTCTTTAGAAAATGAGTTTCCttctaaaatatacaaaaatttggAGGTTATCGCTGAGCCGGGAAGATATTATGCAGCAACCGCGTTTGTGTTGGCAACAAATGTGATAACGAAACGGG AGCACACAAAGCTACCGAACGTGGATGTTGAGTACATCATCAATGAAGGATTGTATGGATCTCTGGTGTATTTGCATGATACTTTACCAGGAGAAATGAATCCTTATGTTCCGGGG GAAAAAGCAGACAAGGATCGCCATTACGCTTGGTTGTGGGGTCCAACTTGCGATGCTCGGGCGTTAGCTAAGAAAATATCTGTGCCGAAATTGGACTGCGATGACTGGCTATTTTGGAAAG ATGCTGGAGCTTACACTTTTGCATGTTCGAGTGGTTTTAATGGATTCAAAACAAGAACATTCTACAACattatttcaaaggaaaatga GGCAATATTTTGGTCGCTCATGAACAACAAAATCAAAGTATTATTGGGGTGA